TGGCGGCACCAGCGCAGACGAGGCTCCAGCCCTTTTATTAGAAACTCTGGATATAAGTTAACGCGGCACGGTGGATCCCAGATCCCGGCAGATCCCGGCCCTGATCCATCCTCGATGACCAAAAGCAGCTCAGTGATtggatggagcagctgctccaggctcgGAGGGACGGGAACGTCCTGGGGGGACCCCGAGGCTCAGTGGCTGCTCCGGAACCAGACCAGGCACAGAGGGACACCGGGAGATCCCAGGGACACCGGGAGATCCCAGGGACACCGAGAGATCCCAGGGACATCAGTGGATCCCAGTGACATGGAGAGATCCCAGGGACACCAGTGGATCCCAGTAACACCAGTGGATCCCAGTTACAACCAGCAGTTCCCAGTCACACTCAGTGGATCCCAGTGACACTCGTGGATCCCAGTGACACTCAGTGGatcccagtgacaccagtggATCCCAGTTACAGTCAGTGGATCCCAGTGACACTCAGTGGatcccagtgacaccagtggATCCCAGTTACAGTCAGTGGATCCCAGTCACACTCAGTGGatcccagtgacaccagtggATCCCAGTGACACTCAGTGGATCCCAGTCACACTCAGTGGATCCCAGTGACACTCAGTGGATCCCAgccacaccagcacagccagcacgCCGCCAGCCCCAGCGCGTCCCCGCCCTAGGGACACTTGCCGGACGCGTTGCGGAAGTGCGGCCAGAGGCGGAGCAGCTCGCGGGGCCCGTAGTGGTGCACCATGACCAGGCGCGAGAAGCGGCAGCGGTCGTAGTCCAGCCGGTACATGGTGAAGGTCCCGGGCGGCGGCTCGGTCACCGCCACGCCCAGCGCGTGCAGGCAGATGCCCACGAAGGCGTCCTCCATGTTGATGGCGGGCAGGGTCTGCGCCACGCCGAAGACGCGCCGCGCCAGGTCCCCCGAGAGCACGTAGGCCGGTCCCCCGCAGTAGGGCGGGTAGGTGTCGTTGGGGTACACCTCCCGCGGCACGAACCACTTGTAGGCCCGGTTCCGCAGCGGCCCGGTCCGCCGGTACACGTAGCCCGTCAGGAAGTCGCTCCTGGGCGGCCGCAGCAAACCCGCCAGGTACTCCAGGTTGAGGAAGACGTCGTGGTCGGCCTTCATCACGTAGCTGGCGTTGGGGCAGAAGCGGCTCACCCACTCCAAGCCCATCAGGGTCTTGAGCGTCAGGTTGTTGTAGGTGTCCAGGaagtcctgctgcagcaggtcGCCGTGCAGCTCGTCCTCCTCCCGCAGCACGGGGCGCAGCTCGGCCTCGAAGACGGGGTGCACGCCCAGCAGGAAGAGCCGCAGCACCGCCAGCCCCGGCACGGCGCCCTCGTCGCCCCAGGTGCGGCGCACGGCGTCCCGCGCCGCCAGGTCGGCCGGGGCCgtcaccaccagcagcaccaggaacgGCGCCCGCTCCCGGCACTTGTCGGGGTGGTTCAGCAGGAAGCGGTAGGGGTACGGGTACGGCGGCTGCAGCGGGTGCCGCGGGGGCCGCGGGGGCTCCGAGGCGTTGGccgggcgcggagcggggctgggggggacgGTGAtgcggggagggggcggcgaGCGGCGGGcgtgcagggccagcagggtcAGAGCGGCGGCCAgcggcagcaggagcaggcGGCAGCTCGGAGGGAGCTTCATGGTCGGGCTGGGgggtgggagagagagagagagaggggctTGGGGTGGGCAGCACGAGCTGCAACCCCGGGATCCTGCTGGCACCGGGATCCTGCTGGCACCGGGATCCTGCTGGCACCGGGATCCTGCTGGGCATCCCAGTCCCGCTGGGCATCCCAATGCTGTGGGTACCCCAATCCTGCTGGCACCGGGATCCTGCTGGGCATCCCAGTGCTGTGGGTACCCCAGTCCCTCTGGGCATCCCAATCCCGCTGTGCCCAAATCCTGGCACTCCaatcctgctggcactgggatccCACCCAGATCCCATTCCCTGAGCACCCCAATCCCACCCAGATCCCCTTTGCCTCTCCCCATTCCCGTATCCCCCcgtgccccctccccatccccagctgcccccGTGCCCCCTCCCCATTCCTGTATCCCCCGTGCCCGCTCCCCATTCCTGTATCCCCCCCGTGCCCCCTCCCCATTCCCGTATCCCCCCGTGCCCCCTCCCCATTCCTGTATCCCCCCCGTGctccctccccattcccagctccccccgTGCCCCCTCCCCATTCCTGTATCCCCCCGTGCCCCCTCCCCATTCCCGGCTCCCCCCGTGCCCCCTCCCCATTCCTGTATCCCCCCGTGCCCCCTCCCCATTCCTGTatcccccgtgtcccctccccatTCCCGGCTCTCCCCATGCCCCCTCCCCATTCCCggtttccccctcccccccccattCCGGGTCCTGATAAGGCTCCGGACCTGATAAGGGCGGGAGGCGCCACCCGGGGCCCGCCAGTTCCACCAGTCAGACCAGTTTGGGGTCTGGGGGGagccctgggggtcctggggctgagtccagctctgcccagttcatcccagttcCCCCCAGTTTGACCTGGTGCCGCCTTCAGCCcttcccagttccctcagcccttcccagcccctcccagtgACTCCCAGTGTGTCCCAGTTAACCCCAGGCgctgctcccatcccttcccagcccctcccagttAACCCGGtgctgctcccagtccctcccagtcccccagCACTGGGCGGGGTGTGAGAGTCCCTCACTGTCCCCTGGCTGCGCGCCAGGCGGGCTGGGACAGACGGACAAAGGGACAAAGGGACAAAGGGACAAAGGCCACCCCCGGCTTCCCGAAATGAGGAGCAGCATCACCGGGAaaccccagtgctcccagttgaccccagtgctcccagttaACCCCGGcgctgctcccagcccttcccagtaTGTCCCAGTGGCTCCCAGTGGCTCCCAGTTAaccccaggcactgctcccaACCCTTCTCAGTAtgtcccagtgcctcccagtggCTCCCAGTGACTCCCAGTTAACCCCAGGcgctgctcccagcccttcccagtgtgtcccagtgtgtcccagtgcctcccagcgACTCCCAGTTAaccccaggcactgctcccagctcttcccagtgGCTCCCAGTGTGTCCCAGTGGCTCCCAGTTAACCCCGGCGCTGCTCCCAACCCTTCCCAGTATGTCCCAGTGTCTCCCAGTGACTCCCAGTGTGTCCCAGTGGCTCCCAGTTAACCCCGGcgctgctcccagcccttcccagtgtgtcccagtgtctcccagtaactcccagtgtgtcccagttagctccaggcacagctcccagtgctcccagtaactCCCAGTTGTGTCCCAGTCACTCACAGTgactcccagtgctcccagttcgctccaggcacagctcccagtaactcccagtcactcccagttagctccaggcacagctcccagtgctcccagtgacTCCCAGTTGTGTCCCAGTgactcccagtgctcccagtcactcccagttagctccaggcacagctcccagtgactcccagtgctcccagtgacTCCCAGTtagctccaggcacagctcccagtaACTCCCAGTTGTGTCCCAGTCACTCACAGTGctcccagtcactcccagtttgctccaggcacagctcccagtgctcccagtcactcccagttagctccaggcacagctcccagtgactcccagtgctcccagtgacTCCCAGTtagctccaggcacagctcccagtaACTCCCAGTTGTGTCCCAGTCACTCACAGTGCTCCCAGTaactcccagtgctcccagtaccGCGCCCGCGGTGCCTCTGTGGCCGCCGTGCCCGGCAGGGGCAGAAATGTGCGGGCACGGGTGACGCAGGTGCCACACCTGGCCCGGGCCACGCCCCCCGGGCCACACCCAGCCCTCCTCAAACTTCCTCCTGCGGCCACCCAGGTGCCACCGAGCAGTGTCACCGAGCAGGTGTCACCGGGGCCACGCAGGTGCCACCTCAAACAGGTGACGTGGACCCCAGGTGACACCGTGGACCCAGCCCCATTTAGgaacccccagccccatttaggaaccccccagccccatttaGGAACCCCCCAGCCCTATTTAGGAACTCCCAGCCCCATTTAGGaaccccccagccccatttaggaacccccagccccatttaGGAACTCCCCAGCCCCATTTAGGaaccccccagccccatttaGGAACTCCCCAGCCCCATTTAGgaacccccagccccatttaGGAACTCCCCAGCCCCATTTAGGaaccccccagccccatttaagaacccccagccccatttaggaacccccagccccatttaggaaccccccagccccatttaGGAACTCCCCAGCCCCATTTAGgaacccccagccccatttaggaacccccagccccatttaggaaccccccagccccatttaGGAACTCCCAGCCCCATTTAGGaaccccccagccccatttaggaacccccagccccatttaGGAACCCCCCCAGCCATTTCCTTTCCaaactcttttattttccaccccttaaaaaccccaaaatagtaaaaaaaaatcccaaataaaagtataaaaatatatacaagggtggggaagggtgggggggaagggTGGGGCCTGGGAACTGGGGGGGTTCCtaaatggggctggggggttCCCAGGGGGGT
This portion of the Serinus canaria isolate serCan28SL12 chromosome 25, serCan2020, whole genome shotgun sequence genome encodes:
- the LOC127060481 gene encoding beta-1,3-galactosyltransferase 2-like, yielding MKLPPSCRLLLLPLAAALTLLALHARRSPPPPRITVPPSPAPRPANASEPPRPPRHPLQPPYPYPYRFLLNHPDKCRERAPFLVLLVVTAPADLAARDAVRRTWGDEGAVPGLAVLRLFLLGVHPVFEAELRPVLREEDELHGDLLQQDFLDTYNNLTLKTLMGLEWVSRFCPNASYVMKADHDVFLNLEYLAGLLRPPRSDFLTGYVYRRTGPLRNRAYKWFVPREVYPNDTYPPYCGGPAYVLSGDLARRVFGVAQTLPAINMEDAFVGICLHALGVAVTEPPPGTFTMYRLDYDRCRFSRLVMVHHYGPRELLRLWPHFRNASGKCP